From Salvelinus namaycush isolate Seneca chromosome 27, SaNama_1.0, whole genome shotgun sequence, the proteins below share one genomic window:
- the LOC120022243 gene encoding solute carrier family 66 member 2-like, whose amino-acid sequence MEDEMFEQLMYVLNQLVTWITAGAMVFGGVVPHIPQYRDIRQTQKAEGFSTYVCLVLLVANILCILFRFGRYFETPLLWQSIVMIATMLIMLNLCTNVRVATELQTKKRSFTDFEWSHFWSWSRFVDYMQCVVAFTLLAAYITYLLLDSSVFVETLGFLAVFAEAMLGTPQLYCNYQNKSTEGMSSR is encoded by the exons atggaAGATGAGATGTTTGAGCAGCTCATGTATGTCCTGAACCAACTGGTGACATGGATCACTGCGGGGGCCATGGTGTTTGGTGGAGTGGTACCTCACATCCCCCAGTACAGGGAcatcagacagacacagaaagcAGAGGGATTCTCCACCTATGTCTGCCTCGTCCTACTGGTGGCCAATATTCTATGTATACTGTTCAG GTTTGGGCGCTACTTTGAGACACCACTCCTGTGGCAGAGCATCGTCATGATTGCCACCATGTTGATCATGCTCAACCTGTGTACCAACGTCCGCGTGGCCACCGAACTCCAGACTAAGAAACGTTCATTCACAG ACTTTGAATGGAGCCACTTCTGGTCGTGGAGTCGTTTCGTGGACTACATGCAGTGTGTGGTGGCGTTCACCCTGCTGGCGGCCTACATCACCTACCTGCTGCTGGACTCGTCTGTGTTCGTAGAAACCCTGGGCTTCCTGGCTGTCTTCGCTGAGGCCATGCTGGGGACGCCGCAGCTCTACTGTAACTACCAGAACAAGAGTACTGAGGGGATGAG